In the Longimicrobium sp. genome, one interval contains:
- a CDS encoding ATP-binding protein yields the protein MDAPARSGPSRRIAPRPVLAWIGGWTAVLAMAAWMLRLSPVPLVVAGAGTLAWALWADGSRGRVAGAAALVAAVSIGGAVQFRLHRISVHWDAVRFAAEERAGAELNQGLADIFVYGFQAVDSAAAYDSAATARGRPPRATVGYFRQMEEQRRRAGVTALAVYLPDGSPLAWAGEHRGNVPDSVSSGYLDSSFSSGPLFGYLYFTRLLSGGRVAVAAVLLEAHVAVGEGTRPYAERFARRFGVTPRFTTPERAQGRVWDWSTPPPNPRKILSAVFATITQEHWRDRVARRGRAASGIALAAAALVLAIAWYRKRAGPSGIPVGAITLALLLVTSGRMTGGEGAFSPLSFVLPLPGDVNLGQLLIVLCGAAVWLLSRRRTPRAVAILPFPVRVAAAAGALVLAVWLVRESAAPGVLAARAAGGPALFIALSLLCALPLLALLGRPERAPRVRTRAALVILAFATATALAVGLWLWWQPGRQAPVWTPALWAVPFALAAAAMTRSQVSRGALLPWIAVGWIGASLSLSQLWTLHQNARLQQADTELARLGVQPDPFLDFLLRQFAEKVLFYAAEGRDGVSLLYQAWVEGGLAKEGYEARITLWDRNNAAAELRLSDAEIPPERVDEVLQSARASEEPIVQRFTDLDQLHYLLVVPLPGGRTVTVAVPPRRHLGRSTALARFLDPAAETEGDEGAATLSLVPAAGTHAPGWVRTENGWRSEAVVRFPSGPMHAHLEVPTPSRGILLARALLALLLTLGVMTVLWALARTLCGEPLGLASGQWGWFWTFRGRLTLALFVFFLLPMAAFGETAYRALSREVVRTAAALADRALAQAAEEVNGASIGELAQHFGADYLLYHRGVLAEAATPEVIDLGLYHAWLPTHTYLAFTVDEAAQAHEERQLAGREYLVAYRRVGDQDVLASPTPLATGEIARRQRELADVILLAVLFGAGTSIVLSLLVGRALSRPIEAMSAASASVGEGDLRVRLPAQRRDEFGGLYRAFNRMVRRLRHAQSALVRETRRTEAIVAEAGTGVVALDSSGRVALINPRAGQILGAELEPGDRIPEDRPLPAAVAATVRAFLASGPRELTEEREVDGRVVRLRLRRLPVEEGARGAVLVVEDVTAEIRSARVLAWGEMARQVAHEIKNPLTPIKLAVQHVRRAWADGRDDFGAILDRNVDAVLREIDRLGEIARAFSRFGTPSEGGEALEPVDVRRVAEDTLALYRGGDDGIDYALEMEDGAPPALAREGELREVLVNLLENARAALDGHGQVRISAAPAGGGAWVHVDVADTGEGIGPEQLPRIFEPRFSTRSSGTGLGLAIVRRMVESWGAEITVDSAVGRGTTVHLRLRAANGAGVGA from the coding sequence ATGGACGCTCCGGCTCGGTCGGGTCCGTCCCGCCGCATCGCCCCGCGCCCCGTGCTGGCGTGGATCGGGGGATGGACGGCGGTGCTCGCGATGGCGGCGTGGATGCTCCGCCTCTCCCCCGTCCCGCTGGTGGTCGCGGGCGCGGGAACGCTGGCGTGGGCGCTGTGGGCCGACGGCAGCAGGGGGCGCGTGGCCGGCGCCGCCGCGCTGGTGGCCGCCGTGAGTATAGGGGGCGCGGTGCAGTTTCGCCTCCATCGCATCTCCGTGCACTGGGACGCGGTGCGCTTCGCGGCCGAGGAGCGCGCCGGCGCCGAGCTGAACCAGGGGCTGGCCGACATCTTCGTCTACGGCTTCCAGGCGGTGGACAGCGCCGCCGCCTACGACAGCGCGGCGACGGCGCGGGGCCGTCCCCCGCGCGCGACCGTGGGCTACTTCCGGCAGATGGAGGAGCAGCGGCGCCGCGCCGGCGTCACCGCGCTGGCCGTCTACCTCCCCGACGGATCGCCGCTGGCGTGGGCGGGCGAGCACAGGGGGAACGTCCCCGACTCGGTGAGCAGCGGTTACCTCGACTCGTCGTTCTCTTCCGGTCCCCTCTTCGGCTACCTCTACTTCACCCGCCTTCTCTCCGGCGGGCGCGTCGCCGTCGCGGCCGTGCTGCTGGAGGCGCACGTGGCCGTGGGCGAGGGGACGCGGCCGTACGCGGAACGCTTCGCCAGGCGCTTCGGGGTCACGCCGCGCTTCACCACGCCCGAACGCGCGCAGGGGCGGGTGTGGGACTGGTCCACGCCGCCGCCGAACCCCCGCAAGATCCTGAGCGCGGTCTTCGCCACCATCACCCAGGAGCACTGGCGCGACCGCGTCGCCCGGCGGGGGCGCGCCGCGTCGGGGATCGCCCTGGCGGCGGCCGCGCTGGTCCTGGCCATCGCCTGGTACCGCAAGCGCGCAGGGCCGTCGGGGATCCCCGTGGGCGCCATCACCCTGGCGCTCCTCCTGGTCACCTCGGGGCGGATGACAGGCGGCGAGGGCGCGTTCTCGCCTCTCTCCTTCGTCCTCCCGCTCCCCGGCGACGTCAACCTCGGCCAGCTGCTGATCGTCCTCTGCGGCGCCGCGGTCTGGCTCCTGTCGCGGCGGAGGACGCCCAGGGCCGTGGCCATCCTCCCCTTCCCCGTGCGCGTGGCCGCGGCGGCGGGCGCGCTCGTGCTCGCCGTCTGGCTCGTCCGCGAATCCGCTGCGCCGGGGGTGCTGGCGGCGCGCGCGGCGGGCGGGCCGGCGCTGTTCATCGCCCTCTCTCTGCTCTGCGCGCTCCCCCTCCTCGCGCTCCTCGGCCGCCCCGAGCGCGCGCCGCGGGTGCGGACCCGCGCCGCCCTCGTCATCCTGGCGTTCGCCACGGCGACGGCGCTGGCGGTGGGGCTCTGGCTCTGGTGGCAGCCGGGGCGCCAGGCGCCGGTGTGGACGCCGGCGCTCTGGGCCGTCCCCTTCGCCCTTGCCGCCGCGGCCATGACGCGCTCGCAGGTCAGCCGCGGCGCGCTGCTGCCGTGGATCGCCGTGGGCTGGATCGGCGCGTCGCTCTCCCTCTCGCAGCTGTGGACTCTGCACCAGAACGCGCGGCTGCAGCAGGCGGACACGGAGCTCGCGCGGCTCGGCGTGCAGCCGGACCCGTTCCTCGACTTCCTCCTCCGCCAGTTCGCCGAGAAGGTGCTCTTCTACGCGGCGGAGGGGCGCGATGGCGTGAGCCTCCTCTACCAGGCGTGGGTGGAGGGGGGATTGGCGAAGGAGGGATACGAGGCGCGCATCACGTTGTGGGACCGCAACAACGCCGCGGCCGAGCTGCGGCTGTCGGACGCGGAGATCCCGCCCGAGCGGGTGGACGAGGTGCTGCAGTCGGCCCGCGCCTCGGAGGAGCCCATCGTCCAGCGCTTCACCGACCTGGATCAGCTCCACTACCTCCTCGTGGTCCCCCTGCCTGGGGGACGGACGGTGACGGTGGCGGTGCCGCCGCGGCGCCACCTGGGCCGGTCGACGGCGCTGGCGCGCTTCCTGGACCCCGCGGCGGAGACGGAGGGCGACGAGGGCGCCGCCACGCTCTCCCTGGTCCCCGCGGCGGGGACGCACGCGCCGGGGTGGGTGCGGACGGAGAACGGGTGGCGGAGCGAGGCCGTGGTCCGCTTCCCCAGTGGCCCGATGCACGCGCACCTGGAGGTGCCCACGCCGTCGCGGGGGATCCTGCTCGCCCGCGCGCTGCTGGCGCTGTTGCTGACGCTGGGGGTGATGACGGTGCTCTGGGCCCTCGCCCGCACCCTCTGCGGCGAGCCGCTGGGGCTCGCCTCGGGACAGTGGGGATGGTTCTGGACCTTCCGGGGACGGCTGACGCTGGCGCTGTTCGTCTTCTTCCTCCTGCCGATGGCGGCGTTCGGCGAGACGGCGTACCGCGCGCTGAGCCGCGAGGTGGTGCGCACCGCCGCCGCGCTGGCCGACCGCGCGCTGGCGCAGGCCGCCGAGGAGGTCAACGGCGCCTCCATCGGCGAGCTGGCCCAGCACTTCGGGGCCGACTACCTCCTCTACCACCGCGGCGTGCTGGCCGAGGCGGCCACGCCCGAGGTGATCGATCTGGGGCTGTACCACGCCTGGCTCCCGACCCACACCTATCTCGCCTTCACCGTGGACGAGGCGGCGCAGGCGCACGAGGAGCGGCAGCTGGCCGGGCGCGAGTACCTCGTCGCCTACCGCCGCGTGGGCGACCAGGACGTGCTCGCATCCCCCACCCCTCTGGCGACGGGGGAGATCGCGCGGCGGCAGCGCGAGCTGGCCGACGTCATCCTCCTGGCCGTCCTCTTCGGTGCGGGAACGTCGATCGTCCTCTCCCTCCTGGTCGGCCGCGCGCTCTCGCGCCCGATCGAGGCGATGAGCGCCGCCTCGGCCTCCGTGGGCGAGGGCGACCTGCGCGTGCGCCTTCCCGCGCAGCGCCGCGACGAGTTCGGCGGGCTGTACCGCGCCTTCAACCGCATGGTGCGCCGCCTCCGCCACGCGCAGTCGGCGCTGGTGCGCGAGACGCGGCGCACGGAGGCGATCGTCGCGGAAGCGGGGACGGGCGTCGTCGCGCTGGACTCGAGCGGCCGCGTGGCGCTGATCAACCCGCGCGCGGGGCAGATCCTGGGCGCGGAGTTGGAGCCCGGCGACCGCATCCCCGAGGACCGCCCCCTCCCCGCCGCGGTGGCCGCGACGGTGCGCGCCTTCCTCGCCAGCGGGCCGCGGGAGCTGACGGAGGAGCGCGAGGTGGACGGTCGGGTCGTGCGTCTCCGTCTCCGCCGACTGCCGGTGGAGGAGGGCGCGCGCGGCGCGGTGCTGGTGGTGGAGGACGTGACGGCGGAGATCCGCTCGGCGCGCGTGCTGGCGTGGGGCGAGATGGCGCGGCAGGTGGCGCACGAGATCAAGAACCCGCTGACGCCCATCAAGCTGGCCGTGCAGCACGTGCGCCGCGCCTGGGCCGACGGGCGCGACGACTTCGGGGCGATCCTGGACCGCAACGTCGACGCGGTGCTGCGCGAAATCGACCGCCTGGGCGAGATCGCGCGCGCGTTCAGCCGCTTCGGCACACCCTCGGAAGGCGGCGAGGCGCTGGAGCCGGTGGACGTGCGGCGCGTGGCCGAGGACACGCTCGCCCTCTACCGCGGTGGCGACGACGGGATCGACTACGCGCTGGAGATGGAGGATGGCGCGCCGCCGGCGCTGGCGCGCGAGGGCGAGCTGCGCGAGGTGCTGGTAAACCTGCTGGAGAACGCCCGTGCCGCGCTCGACGGGCACGGCCAGGTGCGGATCAGCGCCGCGCCGGCGGGCGGGGGGGCGTGGGTGCACGTCGACGTGGCCGACACCGGCGAGGGGATCGGCCCCGAGCAGCTGCCCCGCATCTTCGAGCCGCGCTTCAGCACGCGCAGCAGCGGCACGGGGCTGGGCCTGGCCATCGTCCGCCGCATGGTCGAGTCCTGGGGCGCCGAGATCACCGTCGACTCCGCCGTAGGCCGCGGCACCACCGTGCACCTCCGCCTCCGCGCGGCGAACGGCGCGGGCGTGGGGGCGTAA